In the genome of Fusarium poae strain DAOMC 252244 chromosome 1, whole genome shotgun sequence, the window AGAATTAAAGTTTCTATCCGCCTCGCGCTTGGCCGCCCTCATTTCcgagatgatggatggtggtCGGGACAAGGACGCCAATAGTGCCTGGACGGTGGATTGTAAAGCCAGAAATGATGAGTGAAGATTCGCCTGTGGGTTTGACTGAGTAGGGACAATAGCTCGCACGTATGTCTCAAACGCCTCAACGTATCTGGGAGGAAGGAACTGAAGAGTCGAGACAGCTCGATGAAGTAGTACTGACGAATCGTACATGTCTGAAAGCTGATTAGTTCACAAAACTTCATTGGATCACATCGTTCATTCAGTATACGTACCTGCTGCAACAAGCCCGAGATTATTGGCGCGTCTCGTTGCACTCTTAGTCGAGTAGTTCACGCTCCTAATCATCTCTCGCGCATGGTTGACGAACTGTTCCACTTCTCTCACGTCTTCCACAGGTTCGTACTCGTCTCGTACTTTCTCTGCTCGTGTCTCTGTTTTGAGAAGCGTCCGTTGCTCCATCATATCCAGTTGCAGTTCTGGCACTAGAAAAAACTCCCACAGCATTTCATGAGTGGCAAATGTAGAATGCATCAGCATTATCTTCAAAAACCAGTCTGCTCGAGCTTGCATGTCTCGGAGGATGGCCCGGGATGGCTTTGATGGTATTTGAAACGGAGATCGCACATCGGTGAGAGATGGTATCCACGAGGCTGGATTTTCAAGCGCGAGAAGGTTCGGTAGATGTTCGAAATCCGAGAGCGAACGACGGCTTGTCGTTACCGTATAACTGTCATGGTCTGTTGGTGCGGCGGATTTCAACACCAATCGGACAGTCGCGTCTTCCACAAAAAATGCTCTGACTACACCAGTGATGCGTGCATCTGGCCCAGGTGGCATGCTGAATAGGGCAAGATCATCAATTTTGTTTCGtacatcatcatccttggCCAGTTCAACCGCAGTGAGGCCTCTGATCTCCTTGGCTCCTACATCCACTCTTGGGTCGGCAAACAGAGAGCGAACCATGTCGTATCTGCCATATTTGCTGGCCACCATCAACGCTGTGAACCTCTTATCATTCGTTGCATTGACATCAACATCACAGTATTGGAGTATCCTCATGGCAAGACTCGCGTTGCTGACAATGTGCAATAACGTGTTCCCTTTGTTGTCAACATGTTCGTCAACATGCAGAGGCAGGCCGTCATGCTGAGCCAATGCCGCCGCGTTGAGCCCTGCTTCAACCATGTCTAGATAGTTTTTGTGATCGTAAGAGCGACAAAGAGCAAACAGCGGTGTTTGTCCATTCTTATCTCGCTGTCGCCAAGGTACTAAGTGTCCAATCCGGCTGATTAGTGCAGGAGCGTTGAAGAGATAGTGAGCACAGCTCCGTCCCCAGATGTCTTGCTGTGCTAGGTATGAGATCAATTGCTCAGGAGTTGTCGAGGCTATGACAAAGTCAAGGGTCATATCGATGATTTGCGCATTCCCTATTTGAATAGCGGCACTCAATATGGTAGTGTCTTCGTTGTTCATATCATCGAGAACAAAGCCTGGAGAGAAATAGTCTGTCAGAGAGAGTAGGTACTTTAATGTTTCTCCTCGTTCGGCTTGAATGGCCATCATTAGAACCGATTCTCCGAACGAGTTGTTCGTTTGTGACAATCGAGCCACTGAGATATCCCCCTCCAACGCGCTGCCGATAGTCCCAACACTTCCGGTACGAGAGTGAAATGAGATCTCAGAGTCACCTGATATACTCCGGGTGTCCATTGCGACCTTCTTCACTCTTCGGATGGGTATCGTGAAATCGTGCGAACTTGTTTCATGCTCATCCCCCGCTTGGAAAGGGAATACGTGACCTAGGCCTGAGCCATGAGAATAATGTTCGTATGGAGATTGGTCGTCAAACGAAAGGCGTAAAGAAGACCTTCTCGATCTAGAAGGACCTGCCGACCTCGATCTGGTGTCGTTTTGAAGACTCAACGCCATCGATGGACGACGACTTGACGAAGGAGATTCTGACGACTCGTCATCCTCAGCGGCACCTGAGCTAGGTTCCATAATCTTTTTAAGGTCGTCCAAAGTACCTGTTTTTGCTGCATCCCAAAGAGCCTTGTTTCTCCTGCTGGCCCGTCGCAAACCGGCCGAGTCTAGAACAAGATACGCCAGGACTGCTTCGAATGTACTCAGAGCATAGCCTAGCTCACCACTGTCTACATCATCAATGAAAATGAAGTTCCTGACATAGATCAATCGAGCCTGCAGCTGCTTGACCTGTGATCGGATGACGACATAAAGCAAGAACGAAACCAAGGTATCCGCGTTGACGGTCATGATGGGCTTTTCTGACGATGCATCAGAGGCGGTTGTTTGCCCTTTTGATGAGTCTGTGAGCTGGGATACAATCTTCATCGTTGACAGTAAAAGATCGAGCATGACTTGTGGGCAACTAGCAACGGAGATCTTCTTGAACTCTTCAACGGCTGGACCCAGCTGAATAATGAGGTCATGCTTCGCTTTTGAGCCGCCATCGATGGCAATACCAAGCTGAGAAATATCAATGAACTGCATCTTTCTAATCTTTGCCTCCAGCTCCAAATCATAGGGCCTCTTGAGAGCATTGAGTCTCGGCCACAGCTGATTATGGACATTTTCTGTAACATAGCGCTCGATCAACTTCTCCACAAGAGGTCCTGTTAGGTCGGTTGTTGCGCCTAGAAGAGACAGCTGCTGCTTATCTACTCCCTGGAAGAGATCAATAGCAGCTGTAACAGCGGTTTCGAGAGACGCCCTCATGATatcttcatcgtcctcgGCGTAAAAGTTCTCGGTCACTGGCAGCCTACCTTCGTCACGCATGTTGGCCGATGCACTATTTGACCGAGCTCGTCTTGCAGCATTAGCGATGGGCCCATTCGGCGGGGGGTCCGGAATGTGCTCGGCTGAGGGTGGAGGAGGTAGCGGGCTTCGGAAGACGTTGTTGAACTCGATAAAGAGTTTCTCGAGGCCTGGTTGCATTTGGCGCGCGATCATGGGAAAGTTATTCAAGAGGTCGTGAAAGCTCCTGATATCCTTCTTCCGAGGCGCAGCAGTTTCAGTCGATTCGGCGTTTGGTATCTGTTTCTGATCGGGAACCCTGCGCTTCCGTACGCCAGGAACAAGGACCGCAGGAACGATCTTGATTTCTTCCCAAGTACCTACGAGAGGTTTCGAGATGTAGTAGAGGAGCCATTGTCGCGGCTCAAAGACGTCTGGGTAGAAAACAATATCGTTAAGGAGCTGGGCTTGTGCAAGCGTTTTAAAGCCTGGATTTGGTAAGTAATATAACTTGCAGGGGATTTCAGTTACGCACCTTTGTTGCTATATATGTAAGCATCCTTAATTACCACGCTCTTCCCATTAAGAGTCGTAAACTGTTTCGCCTTGCCCCTCACCTCTCGCAGATTTTGGCTCCCATCTTTGCTTCCCGCCGCACCGTTCGGTGCCGGCACGCGAAGGACATGGCTGGCGAGGAACTCCTCTGAGGCGATGACCTCAGCAGGAGCAGTCCCGCTCTCGGTCTCGCGGAATGTAAGGAGAACATCCGTCGATGGAACCAGTAGGATATGGTGATGAACTGGCGTACACTGGCTGGGGAGGGAGCTCTTGAAGAAGGCGGCCAGGAAGGGGTTTAGAGGTTGCATTCATTCGACTTGCGACCGGCCGTGTCGGAGCTCACTCGACCTCCCGAGGTCGCAACGTAAGGGACGATTTGTGAGTTGAATTGAGCCTGGGGGCCGAGGGTATCGTGATCGGACCGAACGGATCGCTTGACGCATGCGAAATAAATACTGCAGGTATTAATCGTGATAGATGAGAGGACGTATATGCTTAAGGCGCAGTGGTCGGACCAATTTTCATGGTATGGGTTGAGGCATTcgacaacgacaacgacAGCGATAGCGACAGTCAACCGATTGGCACAAAGGAGCTTTTGATGAGGAGAGCGTATGCGTATGACGTGTGTGAGGTTGGAGAAGAAAGACGGATGGTGGATGGTGGATGGGTTATCCTGGACGGTCGGGTCGGTAATCATTCACTGGGGTGTTGTAGCGAGGGGCTTGGCTAATAAGTCAGATGTCGATCGTGATGATGATTGCTGAGAAGGCAGCTTCAAGAAGTCTAGACTACTATGTAAGTACCTAcctgtaggtacctaggtaggtaggtactaactaAACCTTGACCACTTTGATAAGATCGTCGAGAGGCCTCAAAGTACTGGTACTTGAAGTGAGACAGTTTATAGTGTTGCCATCATGCCTAAACCTCGAACAGTTTGTACAGGAACTGTATGTCTTGCTTGTTTGTGCACCAGCCTGCTCTCGATAGCTCCCCGCACGGGCCCCTGCGATACCCCTGAAGGCCGGGGAATCAATAAGTCCGGGTCATAAgcagtaggtaggtagggtaTTATCACATGTTACTGCGAATAGGTAGCTTTCATTGTTTTGATAAAATATCACCAACAGACATGGAGGTCAACGGTTATTAATGACAGTGCGCTGTTTCGAATCATGGACGAATGGATTGCGATACCATATTAGCGCGACTACCGATGTTTAGAAACAGACCTATAAGAAGCAAAGTAACAAGGGAATTGTATTGGATCTGCTTTTATGTCCAGTGGTTAAACAGCTTGGTATAAAATAGTTTCCATAGAACCTTATCCGTAGATACCTACCTCATACAGTGCATACCTGGTCTTCAAGTTACAGctgactacctaggtaggtatgccCAGGAaaaaatctatatatataagaaccATTGTATTCTTGATTACAAAGGTTTGAACATAGAGTTAGTTCTATCCAAAAATATGTTAATGGTTAAATAGAAAACAAATGTTTGGAAATGCTGAACAGTCTCAAATTTTGCTCCTGAGTTACCATACAACCCAACATGGTTGTCCAATTATATACTCAGATCAAATCCTGTCTTTAGCCTTTCTTACGAATACTCGACAGACTCCGTCTCAAGATTTCAAAACCCACAATGGCAAAAACCTCCACTTTACAACAATATTCGCTCCATCCTTGGACGCAAACCATTACCTTTGGGCCCTGGCCACCCAGACTCATATTCACTCTACATCACCCACGATCTTGTCTACTGCGATGAATGTCATCGTCGATAGAAGAATAGCGTGGCTCAAATACCTGGATTATCGCATCAAGGTGGCCATAGTCAGCATGCCCTTTCATTGCTGCCATCTCACACTGCCAATGCTATGCCGCCTGATTGCAAAGAGACAAACATACATCCATATGCTATTGCGATCGCAAAGACAAGATTCCAAAGAACGCCCGAGAATCCCGGCGGTGAGTTCACCAGGATTGCAACAGAATGGAAAGAGATGGCTGTGACCTTCACTCCAGTGCCGAGAGAGTTCGTCACCGTTGTTCCCTTGAATCATTAACATTATACATGGAAATCAGGGAACGAAGTGGATAAGATATTAAACTGACCGAACACAGAGTCGAAGTGGAACATATGtgttgtgtgtgtgtgtgtgtgtttAAACTCGAATCGTATACATAAGATGGCACTGCCATCGAGAGTGAAATTCAACATTGAGCCTAGGATTAAAACCACGCCCATACCTTTTCCCACCAAGGCATCTGACCTGGCAGATTTCTCGACGTCGGGCCGCTATTGTGATCCAAGTCCGTCCTTCTTCCACTATCAAGATCAATACTCCAGCTTCGCTTCAGTGGATCGCTTCCACGCCACAAGATCTTGCAGAACACGTAGATGATACCAAACAAGGGCACCAGGATATAAGCATCTACGAAGCTACCAGCATCGAATGGTGACAGCGTAGTCCAGCCCTGAACCAACGCCAGAAAAATGCAGGCCGCCAGCCCAAACCAAGCAAGATAAGGAAATCCCAACGCCTTGTAGGGAAGCTCATCAAGACTTCGGCCTTGAGCAACCCAGGCCCGGCGGAAGCGAATATGAATGAAGCAGATGCTACCCCAAACAAGAAATGCACTGACGCCAGATAGGTTGACGATATAGCTGTAAGCCTTGGATGCGCCAGTAGAGACGTTCATCATGGAGATGGCGCCAACAGCATTAGTAATGAGGATAGCCCACACAGGGACACCTCTTTTGTTAGTCCAGGCAAATACCTTCGGAGCTTTGCCAGACTGAGCCATGTAGAAAACAGTGCGAGAGCCAAAGTAGATGGATGAGTTGATGGCAGATAAACAAGTGAGAAGAATGAAGGCATTGATAAGATGAACACCTGCAGTACGTTAGTACCAGTAAACATAGGGAGGGGAAAAATGCAGTGTACTGACCTCCTTCCCAGCCGGCATTCTCAATGGCAATGGTCATGGGACTCTGCAGAGCCTTGGAGCCTCCATTGACGAGTCCACTTGCGTCAGCAGGACAAGTGATGCCAAAGAAGAGAGCGGATCCCATGTAGACGAAGATGATACGCCAAAAGACCTGGCGGATAGCTTGAGGGACAGCTACACCAGGGTTTCTAGTCTCAGTTGCGGCTACAGCAATAGACTCAACACCAGAGTAAAATGTGGCGCAAAACACAAAGACTGCAGCAACGCCTCTGAAGCCATTTCCGTTGAAAGCTCCTGGATCACTCCAGTATCTAAAGCCTAAAGGCTCATCTTGGCCGACCAGGCCACCGGCTGCATAGATAATAGCGAAGATGAAGTATGCCGTCAAACCCAGAAGTTTCATGAGTGCAAGCCAAAACTCTGCCTCGCCAAAGGCTTCGACACCAAGCAGCTGGAATGCCATGAAAACGGtccagaagatgaggaagtAGCCCCAGAGGGGAACTACAGGCCCCCAATATGTAAGAATACTGCAGATAACGTTGTACTCATTGGCGAGAACGGCGGCCCAGATGACGAAATAATTCCAGCCTACGGCAACAGAGAAGGACTTGTCTACCATGCGCTCAGCGAGTGAGATGAAAGAGCCTCCAC includes:
- a CDS encoding hypothetical protein (BUSCO:1502at5125), producing the protein MQPLNPFLAAFFKSSLPSQCTPVHHHILLVPSTDVLLTFRETESGTAPAEVIASEEFLASHVLRVPAPNGAAGSKDGSQNLREVRGKAKQFTTLNGKSVVIKDAYIYSNKGFKTLAQAQLLNDIVFYPDVFEPRQWLLYYISKPLVGTWEEIKIVPAVLVPGVRKRRVPDQKQIPNAESTETAAPRKKDIRSFHDLLNNFPMIARQMQPGLEKLFIEFNNVFRSPLPPPPSAEHIPDPPPNGPIANAARRARSNSASANMRDEGRLPVTENFYAEDDEDIMRASLETAVTAAIDLFQGVDKQQLSLLGATTDLTGPLVEKLIERYVTENVHNQLWPRLNALKRPYDLELEAKIRKMQFIDISQLGIAIDGGSKAKHDLIIQLGPAVEEFKKISVASCPQVMLDLLLSTMKIVSQLTDSSKGQTTASDASSEKPIMTVNADTLVSFLLYVVIRSQVKQLQARLIYVRNFIFIDDVDSGELGYALSTFEAVLAYLVLDSAGLRRASRRNKALWDAAKTGTLDDLKKIMEPSSGAAEDDESSESPSSSRRPSMALSLQNDTRSRSAGPSRSRRSSLRLSFDDQSPYEHYSHGSGLGHVFPFQAGDEHETSSHDFTIPIRRVKKVAMDTRSISGDSEISFHSRTGSVGTIGSALEGDISVARLSQTNNSFGESVLMMAIQAERGETLKYLLSLTDYFSPGFVLDDMNNEDTTILSAAIQIGNAQIIDMTLDFVIASTTPEQLISYLAQQDIWGRSCAHYLFNAPALISRIGHLVPWRQRDKNGQTPLFALCRSYDHKNYLDMVEAGLNAAALAQHDGLPLHVDEHVDNKGNTLLHIVSNASLAMRILQYCDVDVNATNDKRFTALMVASKYGRYDMVRSLFADPRVDVGAKEIRGLTAVELAKDDDVRNKIDDLALFSMPPGPDARITGVVRAFFVEDATVRLVLKSAAPTDHDSYTVTTSRRSLSDFEHLPNLLALENPASWIPSLTDVRSPFQIPSKPSRAILRDMQARADWFLKIMLMHSTFATHEMLWEFFLVPELQLDMMEQRTLLKTETRAEKVRDEYEPVEDVREVEQFVNHAREMIRSVNYSTKSATRRANNLGLVAADMYDSSVLLHRAVSTLQFLPPRYVEAFETYVRAIVPTQSNPQANLHSSFLALQSTVQALLASLSRPPSIISEMRAAKREADRNFNSLNKSRWPLGLLDDTRQRLYDEKEERARKSREEAANLARELRYTQQTVAGELAGWQDLHEKMGRQAIREFVRGMVVQERMKLDGMLRALRKVRSDCQGPESAGMSNGTRSPVPRQVVEPEAVMMDEVGGRGDAS
- a CDS encoding hypothetical protein (TransMembrane:12 (i54-73o79-102i123-141o161-182i194-214o234-256i276-294o329-354i374-394o400-424i445-467o479-499i)~BUSCO:18111at5125) — protein: MASRNNKDEDIVAGDGPSAYDTYDSTRFNDTSESDSIDPDSGVKRGLKNRHLSMMALAGIIGPGLLVGAGGALNVGGPAALLIGFGVVGIIAFCIMQSLGEVTTLYPGGGSFISLAERMVDKSFSVAVGWNYFVIWAAVLANEYNVICSILTYWGPVVPLWGYFLIFWTVFMAFQLLGVEAFGEAEFWLALMKLLGLTAYFIFAIIYAAGGLVGQDEPLGFRYWSDPGAFNGNGFRGVAAVFVFCATFYSGVESIAVAATETRNPGVAVPQAIRQVFWRIIFVYMGSALFFGITCPADASGLVNGGSKALQSPMTIAIENAGWEGGVHLINAFILLTCLSAINSSIYFGSRTVFYMAQSGKAPKVFAWTNKRGVPVWAILITNAVGAISMMNVSTGASKAYSYIVNLSGVSAFLVWGSICFIHIRFRRAWVAQGRSLDELPYKALGFPYLAWFGLAACIFLALVQGWTTLSPFDAGSFVDAYILVPLFGIIYVFCKILWRGSDPLKRSWSIDLDSGRRTDLDHNSGPTSRNLPGQMPWWEKVWAWF